The Vicia villosa cultivar HV-30 ecotype Madison, WI linkage group LG1, Vvil1.0, whole genome shotgun sequence genome includes a region encoding these proteins:
- the LOC131641626 gene encoding uncharacterized protein LOC131641626 yields the protein MGFLEDDKEYIAAIKEASHWGTGHFLRKLFVIMLLSGAVNRPAHVWEQTWLLLSDGVLHTQRALAANPELVLIQEELQNLTLIEIEKLLQANRRTLKDFSPIPYPNAYVLEQLGNRLIYDERNYDSASMNSEFENLFAALTDEQRGIYEKIMHTVESQNPAVFFLHGYGGTRKTYMWRTLAAALRSKHDICLTVATSGIASLLLPGGRTAHSKFRIPVPTMDNSTCKVKFNDDVADMLRQTKLII from the exons ATGGGATTTCTTGAAGACGACAAAGAATACATAGCCGCTATAAAGGAGGCAAGTCATTGGGGGACTGGTCATTTTCTTCGAAAACTGTTTGTTATCATGCTTTTGTCTGGTGCTGTTAATCGCCCTGCACATGTTTGGGAACAAACTTGGctcctattatctgatggtgtctTACATACACAAAGAGCGTTGGCTGCAAATCCAG AGTTAGTCCTCATACAAGAAGAGTTACAAAATTTGACTTTAATAGAAATTGAGAAACTGCTACAAGCAAATAGAAGGACACTAAAGGATTTTAGTCCTATTCCATATCCGAATGCTTATGTTCTTGAACAGTTGGGAAACAGGCTCATATATGACGAGCGTAATTACGATTCAGCGTCAATGAActcggaatttgaaaatctgtttGCTGCTCTTACAG ATGAGCAAAGAGGTATTTATGAAAAAATTATGCACACTGTGGAGTCTCAGAATCCTGCCGTTTTCTTCCTTCATGGTTATGGTGGTACCAGAAAGACATATATGTGGAGAACACTCGCAGCAGCTTTAAGATCAAAACACGATATATGTTTAACTGTTGCAACTAGCGGTATAGCATCATTGTTACTTCCAGGAGGTAGAACTGCACATTCAAAGTTTAGGATACCGGTACCAACTATGGACAATTCTACTTGCAAGGTTAAATTCAACGATGATGTTGCAGACATGTTACGACAGACAAAGCTTATAATATAG
- the LOC131641704 gene encoding uncharacterized protein LOC131641704 produces the protein MSRPVERIAEINDGKELWKIVVRIHHRWNVVSNNKEHFEMIFVDKLGDDIHAVVPAPHVSVFIEKCLLGHTYTPCEINIFISDVVGMVDSIGYAQTESGAKKQEISMMLRDHSSSGKYPLSVTNTYNVTLLCVDADFPVMKDFIDRMPEESRVTLSDQLRGNSQYSSQSSENQQLTPVQKLFSKAVVLPIAEIIQLTDITFCATVATTKLLVTSPFGWYYRACHMCQSIARGDSPPFKCEAGHETMAEVLRYKIEIEVTHWGKSCNFVFWNRECEMLLGLSASQLRNTMIQAGITDPLDFPLALDQLLKLEMAMKIKESVDEAKTNANEDCELVTDLEITSEHKPDAVTPAGKRHFPAASSESTDLDGLHDGELSSNKLKKIIKMEKID, from the exons ATGTCAAGGCCTGTTGAGAGAATAGCAGAGATCAACGATGGAAAAGAGCTTTGGAAGATTGTTGTTAGGATTCACCACAGATGGAATGTTGTGTCCAACAACAAGGAACATTTTGAAATGATCTTtgttgacaaattg GGAGATGATATTCATGCTGTTGTTCCAGCACCACATGTGTCGGTGTTCATCGAAAAATGCCTATTAGGGCATACTTATACT CCGTgtgaaattaatatatttatttcagaTGTCGTTGGAATGGTGGATAGTATTGGTTATGCACAGACTGAGTCGGGCGCAAAGAAGCAGGAAATTAGCATGATGTTGCGTGACCACAG TTCATCAG GAAAGTATCCTCTGTCTGTGACAAACACCTACAATGTGACCCTTTTATGTGTTGATGCTGATTTTCCTGTCATGAAAGACTTTATTGATAG AATGCCTGAGGAGAGCAGGGTAACCCTGTCTGATCAACTCAGAGGGAATTCCCAATATTCCTCCCAGAGTTCTGAAAATCAACAGCTGACTCCTGTGCAAAAATTGTTCTCAAAGGCTGTTGTTTTACCTATTGCTGAGATTATCCAACTTACGGAT ATTACATTTTGTGCTACTGTCGCTACAACAAAATTATTAGTCACGTCTCCATTTGGATGGTACTATCGTGCCTGTCATATGTGTCAATCTATAGCGCGTGGGGACAGCCCCCCATTCAAGTGTGAAGCTGGTCATGAAACCATGGCTGAAGTCCTTAG GTATAAGATTGAGATTGAGGTTACTCATTGGGGCAAAAGCTGCAATTTTGTCTTCTGGAACAGAGAATGTGAAATGCTTTTGGGTTTATCTGCATCCCAACTTCGTAACACTATGATTCAG GCTGGAATTACTGATCCATTGGACTTCCCGTTAGCACTTGATCAGTTGTTGAAGTTGGAAATGGCTATGAAG ATTAAAGAGAGTGTTGATGAGGCTAAAACAAATGCCAATGAAGACTGTGAATTGGTTACA GACCTGGAAATTACATCTGAGCACAAGCCTGATGCTGTCACACCTGCTGGTAAGAGGCATTTTCCTGCTGCATCAAGTGAATCCACTGATTTGGACGGATTACATGATGGAGAACTGTCATCAAACAAGCTGAAGAAGATAATTAAAATGGAGAAGATTGATTAG